In the Oncorhynchus keta strain PuntledgeMale-10-30-2019 chromosome 32, Oket_V2, whole genome shotgun sequence genome, TATGTTTTCTGTTAGTCTGGTGGTGGGGGTTGGTCTGTAGTTTGAAGGGCGTCGGGGTCGGAGATAACACTTAGGTGGGGTGACCTGCTCCATTCTCCCTCTCATGGTCATTAGTACTTCCTGAGGTGAAGGGTCAAGGGTCAATGGGCTGGTCAGTGGAGTGGATAGAGGGCTTAGTCCAGCATGGCATCTAGCTGGTCAGCAAGGTCATCAAACATGTTGCCAATGTCATCCAGAATGTTGCCAGTTGACTTCACTGTGTTAGACCCACTGTCAGGAGGTGGAAAAAGAAGCAGGGTTTAGTCatggagatagatagaggactctagtGCTGAAAAAAAGCCTGTTCTATCAAAGGCAGTGGCATtgaggactttcaccattttgaagtagtcaaatatgggttaaggaaggatcacataattccatccaggtcatcaggtGGGACCTGAGAAAACATTCCATAACTGAAGTgacagtaaatcaccaaccttgactttatacctgttcagacaacacactccaggtggcagtatgcaccctttcagtttgtttaccaactctgaagtagtagaagaagaaaactgactacttcaaaatggagatggcttcaatggcgctgcccatgctctcacagacaccataatgggacagatacaatgttGCATGAATGCTACTTCAGTTCACATAAACAGTAGAGTGTATATGGCCTGTAAATGCAGGAAATGGTGAGGTGTTGATCGTGTTCTCTTACCCGTCAGTGCTGTCCTCCTGGGTGAGTTTTCTCTCCACAGCCTGCAGTGCTGCCTCCAGAGAGGTGCTGGTCTGCTCCAGCCTCTGCTGCTGCACCACCTCTAACCCCGGGCCAGACTCTACCCCTGGGCCTGGGCCGACCACACAGACCTGGGGCTTGCCTGTCTGGGCTGCCTGGCACTGAAGCCCTGGGGCTGGGGGACACCGGCTGGGTGTGGGTGATGGTGGGGCTGAGAAGGCAAGAGTCTGTACCACATTGACAGTCATAGTGGGCGGCACTATGGCTGTTGGACAGGAAGCAAACGAAGAAACTCAGAATTGATGATAAAAACAGAAAGACATAATAATGAGCTTCCATGTGTAATAAGTTACCTGTAGCAGCAGCCAGACTGTGTCGGGATGGTTTTGGGGCTGTGACGGGGGGTCCGTGGGAGCTGTGAGGCTTGGGGGAGACGGGGGGTTTGAGGGGTGTGCCTGTCACTGCTAGGTTCTCCAGCCCCTCCAGACTGGCCTCACTGATCCTCAGACTGACCAGACTCACCTCCTCACAGCTTTGGGACTGGGGCCTGCTGCCTGGACTGGAGTCTGACCCTATCTGGCCCTCACTGTCACTGGTGGGAGAGCTGCCAGCATGGTCTTTAGGCTTGTATCTCCGCTTCACAGTGTCTGACTCCTTCAGGTTAAACTCAGGCACCTCCAGGGCTGTCTTGGTGGGCCCGTTCTTGTCTGCCGGGATCTCCACAGTGCTCTCGGCCCTGGGCGGCCCTCCCACCTTGGGCCTCTGCTTGATGGTGAGGTTGCCCTCCTCGGCGAAGGGGATACACTCGCTGGAGCTATTGTGTGGGGATGAGGAGCCATCCAAACCCGGTGTCTTAGGTTCCTCCTCCTCAGAGTCTGACTTCACCCCTCGCTCTGGGACTGGGTAATGGTCTTGGATGTCGGTCTGGGCTGGAACACATTCGCTCTgcaccctcctcctcatccctgcAGAGGCCTCTCTGGGCTCCAGTCCTGAGGGGGTGAGGCTGGGGAGGGGAGGCTCTGGTTGGAGGAGGTCCAACCTGGGCCTGGACAGGCTCTTCCCCTCAGTGGAGGCCTCCAGACAGGCTGCGATGCTCCTCACGCTCCCTggactgtctgtctccaccccCCCAGGAGAGGGCGCCATATTCTCAGTGGACCCAACGCTGAGGCTACTGCTCACCGAGCTCAGTCTCTTGGGTGGGGCTGGAGGGGGACCCTTTTTACGAGCTCGCACGGCAAAGGACTGGCTACGTCCCACAGTGCCGTACTTTACGGGTGGGATCTGCATGCCTGCCAGCTGGCTGCGTCCGGGCCGGCGGGTCAGGGTGGCGTAGGACTCTAGGGTGCTAGAGGGTGGAGCCAGGTCGTCATCCTCTTCGTCTGGTTCGCCATCTGACAGGGCATAGCGTGTCAGGCTCTGGCTGCGCTTCTTAGGCGGGGCCAGGGTCATGGCGTGGTAGGTGTGTGCCAAGGGCTTGGTGGGCGAGCCGTGGCCCAGGTCGGTGCTGCCACAGTGGGAGTGGAGGTAACTGAAGCCCCTCTGGGCCGGGGAGCCCTGGGGAGAGGAGCCTAGGGAGTGAGACCCAGGGCCTTTAGGCTTGGCTGGGATGGCTGGGTACTGGAACACGGTGGCTGCCCCCAGGGGGACCTGCTTGGGAAGCTGCTGCTGTAGTATGGACCTCTGGTCCCAGCCTTCTGGAATGTTCCTCTCCTTGGCAGGGCTGCTGTCAGCACTGAGGCTGGTGGAGGTGCTGCTGCTGCCTAGGCTCTCCTGTGAGAGGCTGTGGGGAGTGATGGAGGCTGTGGGGGGGTCCTGGGAGCGCCCTGAGCCCCTGGACCGGGCGTCGATGCTCTCTTGGCTCCGAGACATGCCCACAGCACTCTTAAAGGCCAGGCCCTCCTGGTAGTGGCTGGACATGGCTGTCTGCAGCTCAGCACTCAGCTCACTGTCCTGGAAGGTCAGCATCTTGGGGGTGTGGGGCGAGGGGCAGTCGGAGGAGCTGTCAGGGGGCTCGATGGTGACCAGGTGAAGGGCTCCAGGGGGCTTGCGGCGCAACGTGCCCTGGCCAGATTCTGCAGCCAGGATGGCCCTCTGGATGTCACACAGCTTCTTCACGGCCAGCATCATCTTCTTTTGGTGGCCCAGCTTGGTGATGCCTATCTCCTGCAGGTCCTCCCAGGTCAGGTCCCGTACGATGCTGATGGAGTCATAGCCGTTCTCTGACAGCTTCCTTTGGTACTGAGGCAGGCCTATGGTACTCAGCCACTCCCCCAGGTCTGCCTGGAGTAGGAGAAGAGTCACAGTCAGACCTACACAGTTGAAACCTTTATGAAACTAATGTAAAACATGACTTGCACAcaaaagcagacagacagacaaacacaggcaTCAGTAAGACCTTACCGGGATGTATTCAGGCAGCCACTCGGGGATGCTGAGGTTTCCTATCTCGATTGAGATCTTCTTGCGGTGGCCTGGCTTTGTGACGCCGATGGCCGTCAGGTCCTCTGGGGTCATCCTGCTGATGGTGGGGACGTCGTAGCCGGCCGTGATGAAGTTCCCAGTGTACTGCTCCAACTGGAAGTCACTCAGCCACTGGTAGATGGCCTCTGCATCCTACACCAGAGGGGAGGGGTTGAGTTTCACATTAACATCAACTACTGGCCTAttcactgtcttcctgtcttttAATAGATACATGTATTTCACTGTGGCATACAGAGTACACAGAAAAATACATTCATGAGTTGTAATGTGTGGCAAACATGGACAATATTTCCTGTCttgtgtctgtcctgtcctgtgtctgtcctgtcctgtgtctgtcctgtcttgtgtctgtcctgtcctgtcctgtgtctgtcctgttctgtcttgtgtctgtcctgtcctgtcctgtgtctgtccTGTGTCTGTCCTGTGCTGTCttgtgtctgtcctgtcctgtcctgtgtctgtcctgtcctgtgtctgttctgttctgtgtctgtcctgtcctgtgtcagtcctgtcctgtgtctgtcctgtcctgtgtctgtcctgtcctgtgcctggcctgtgtctgtcctgtcctgtgtctgtcctgtgtctgtcctgtcctgtcctgtgtctgtcctgtgcctgtcctgtgtctgtcctgtcctgtgtctgtcctgtcctgtcctgtgtctgtcctgtcctgtgcctgtcctgtgtctgtcctgtcctgtgtctgtcctgtcctgtcctgtgtctgtcctgtcctgtcctgtgcctgtcctgtgtctgtcctgtcctgtcctgtcctgtgtctgtcctgtgtctgtcctgtcctgtcctgtgtctgtcctgtcctgtgtctgtcctgtcctgtgtctgtcctgtcctgtcctgtgtctgtcctgtcctgtcctgtcctgtgtctgtcctgtcctgtcctgtcctgtcctgtcctgtgtctgtcctgttctgtcctgtgtctgtcctgtcctgtgcctGGCCTGTGTCTGTCCTGTGTCTGAGTCTCACCTTGCCCTCCAGTAGCTGCTGAGGACGTACAAACTGTGGGGAGACAAACTGCTGTTCCCCTGGTCTCTGTATGTTCACCATCGGCCTCCGAGGAGCACCCAGAACCACTAGACAAGAAAACACACTGGAGAGTTAAATGAATGGTGCTCAGGATGTTTTCTACCAATAAGCACAAATCAAACTAGAAAGGTGAAGTTTCAGGAGAAATGTTGTGGTACGTAACAGTAATGAGAGAAAGGGCTGGTATTCCTACCTGCAGTCAGGTCAGGCTGTTTATTGGGGACTGGTTGCCCTGAGTCACCAGCAGAGGGCGCTGGCTGCACATCAAAACAGAGCACAAGACAAGTTACAGAGAGCACAGGAATAAACAATCTGTTGACTGGCACTACATACAAAGACAGTCAATTACAATATCACATTTCCTCGGTTCATAGCTGTGAGTAAGATTTGCAATTATTTTAGCATTGTTATCTATCTCAATAAGACTAGCCAGgataaataaagctgaaataacaATTGGTCCAGTACTTTGGCTGTGTCTGGGAGTGCGGTGGTCTGGTGGTGTTGTCCGTTGACAGCAGTGTTACTCTCTGTGCTCTGTCCACTCCCAGCACTACGGGTGCTGCCCACACTGCCCGtactccctacactgttcctgtcaCCTGCTAGATAGGAccacaggagaggaggatggagagaaagagagagatagaagtgaGGGACGTTAAAGACAACCGTGGTGGCTGGACAGCGAGAGGGAGAGCAAAATGAGGTACCTCCCCTCTGTGTCCTTCCAGAGCTCACgtcaacacagtcacacacacatccacatgaTTCTAACTGAAGCTGGCAGAGGATGGCAGAGGTTGGGGCTGTGGACCCTGTCACTGAGCCAGCCAAGTCATCACAGATCAGGGGGGGTGGCACAGGCCAGGACAGGACGCCATTTGCTGCCATACGAAGCCAAGGGAGATGGTTGCATGGTGGAGCGGAGCTGCAGGCATAGAGCAACAGCAGCCAAGGGtacagaactacagaactacaggGCTAAACTACAACTACAGTCCTGCAGTAGGACAGATGAAAGGTCATCCACAATGGAAAATTCCTACAGCGGAGTACACAGGGCACCCATTAAGCTTGCAGTGTCCTGTAGACTGTCAAAATTGTCACTTTTTTTTGGTCACTGGAACAGAGGTTTCCTGGTGGTCCCATCCTGTGGCAGCAGGGAGAACAGCAGGAGCTATGGGAAGCTCAGTTTGAAGCACATGACAAAGGTAGAGCATGGgaacaggggacagagacagccaGCTATTGTCATTGGGGGACAGTGGAGGGACTCTTACCAGTGGTGTGTGAGTTCCTGAGCACCCAGATGTCCTCCTTGGGACAaccaggctgagagaggctgctGGGAGGCCGACCTATCAGACATAACAACACTGTTGGGCCATGGGGGTACCATGGTCCACGGAGCAGCACTGGGGATTGGCTGGGCCTGAGCATGAGAGGGGTTTAGAGGGGGCGAACATAGGTGTCCTTGTGGCCTCACCACGGTTCACAGTGGTGGGGGAGTTGTCTGGCTGGTTAGGGGGCTGAGTACCGTATACAGGTTTCAATGTGCGTCTGTCCTCTGAGTGCATGtataagggtgtgtgtgtatatacctggGTTGGCGCTGAGGCCGATGGTGTGGGGGAGGGCCAGGTGGGGATTGTTGGGGGTGTACAGTGTGTAGGAGTCGTCGGTCTGGGGGGCTGAGCTcaggctggaggagaggggggcTCTGGAGAGGAGCTGGTGGCGCTGGGTGGGCAGAGAGGCGTGCCGGGACAGGGTGCCCCCTACAGGGTCAAACAGgtaggacacagacagagaggaggttaaagCAAGCGGATGGTTAGAGGTGGACATTACATGGTATGGATGGAGAGATgctgagggaagaggaggaggaagggatggattgGAAGCATGAGGGATTAGTCCAACCAAGGCAGTCTGGGAAATGGGGTGTTCTCTGGAGGGACCAACCTGTCATGAAGAGGAGCCACCACTGCTCTTCCAATGCAGTGATGTGTAGCGATACAAcctatcagtgtgtgtgtgtgtgtgtgtgtgtgtgtgtgtgtgtgtgtgtgtgtgtggagccaaGGGAGaaacagttccttcaggaagtattcataccccttgacttattccacattttgttgaggcacagcctaaattcaaaatgtattcaatagatttttttaaatctcacccatctatacacaataccccataatgacaaagtgaaaagaatataccggtatatatattttttgtagtacatttttgtaaatgtattgaaaatgaaatacagaatgatctaatttacataaatattcacacccctgagtcaatacatgttagaaatgTCTTTGcaagtgattacagctgtgagtatttctgggtaagtctctaagagctgtgcacacctggattgtacaatatttgcaataTAAATATAAACTTCTTtatgctctgtcaagttggttgttgatcattgctagacagccattgtCATACCTTGCCATAGATTGTCAAGACAATTTAAGTCACAACTGTAACTAGGTCactcaatgtctgcttttatttTTAACACCCAACTACCAATAGGTTCTCTTCTTTGCGAGGCacaggaaaacctccctggtgttTGTGGTTGGATCTGTGCTTGATATTCACTACTtggctgagggaccttacagataataaaaatcatgttaacactattattgaacacagagtgagtccatgcaacttattgacTTGTTAAGCACCTTTTTACTCCTGTACGTATTTAGGctggccataacaaaggggttgaaaacATTTCAACTTTTAATTTTCTATGAATTTGTAAAGATTTCtaaaaacaaaattccactttgacaatatggggtattgtgtgtagatcagtgacacaacatTTCAATGTAATACTtctaaaattcaggctgtaacaacaaaatgtggaaaaagtaacggggtgtgagtactttctgaaggtacaGTAGGTGCAGAGGGACAATTTAAGATGGGTCTCCCGTTCCCCTGATCTTTTGTTGTGGTGACAGACTTGCAGAGAAGACAGAAACCTGTCATTTTTCACTGACTGCAGTGCTGAGCTGCTCCCTGTTTTGTCAAAGCTGCTCCGTGAGTGTCACCAAGCCAACCTATTCACTCAGGGATTTCTCCCTCTAGTGCACATCAAAGTGGTGGTGTGGGGCGGATTATCTTCTTCTGTGGTGTTAGGTAGGTAACTGACACCTTCTGTTAATCTAACCGGTATTAGAGGTATACTGCGTGGGTAAGGGTGGGAGTTTTTACATAATGTACAATAGCAGATGACTCCTGCAGTTCCAAGCCATTTCCCTTTCCATTTCTGACTTAATCCTGCATTGTGAGTGTGCTGACATGTCTGGGAGATGAGTGAAttagtgtgggagtgtgtgtgtgtgagtgagtgtgtgtgtctttgtgttgaTGTTACGACATGCCGGCAGCTGACTCAACAAGCTACGAATCCTCCGTTTGCTGCGGGTGCCACGGTTACGCAATGAAGGAGGCAAATGTCAGAGGGCTCTCTCTTTTTGCCCATTGCTTTCAGATGGGAGTGGGGAATGGCTAATGATTACACTGAACTTATAGGTTgtgagttggtgtgtgtgtgtgtgtgtgtgtgtgtgtgtgtgtgtgtgtgtgtgtgtgtgtgtgtgtgtgtgtgtgtgtgtgtgtgtgtgtgtgtgtgtgtgtgtgtgtgtgtgcgtgcgtgcgtgcgtgcgtgactgACCTGAGCGTCTGCTGATGACCTCTACAATGTTCGGGGGGAAGTAGCCCACCCGGTCGGTGCCCCTCTGGCTGTCGTGGATGTGCCCCTTCCAGCGCCCGTCCATGTGCTGCTCTAGGACCTGCCAGGCAGCCAATCAAAACAAACATTAAGACGGGTGTAAACCAATCAGATGGCTATTACTACCCAGTGTCTCTCCGTATTGAGGCAGGTAGGTCTGTGAGATTCTATAACAACGTGGTGTTATTTCCACTGtttatgtacgtgtgtgtaggaGTGTACCTGACCTGAAGTGTGCAGTTCTGGGACAATGACAGAAAGTACATGTTCGAACTTGAAACACA is a window encoding:
- the LOC118376791 gene encoding caskin-2-like isoform X5, with product MGKEQDLLQAVKTGDLPSTQKLLAKLKASRNKLLGSTKRLNVNYQDGDGFSALHHAALTGTTDLLSVLLEAQATVDIKDRNGMRPLHYAAWQGKADSVLMLLRAGAGVNGVSQDGHIPLHLAAQYGHYDVSEMLLQHQSNPCLINKTKKTPLDLACEFGRVKVAQLLLSSNMVVALLEGNSKEPADSGFNTPLHLAARNGHKDIIRLLLKAGIDINRATKAGTALHEAALYGKTEVVRQLLEAGIDVNIRNTYNQTALDMVNQFTTSHASKDIKQLLRDATGVLQVRALKDYWNVHDPTALNIRAGDVIMVLEQHMDGRWKGHIHDSQRGTDRVGYFPPNIVEVISRRSAGDRNSVGSTGSVGSTRSAGSGQSTESNTAVNGQHHQTTALPDTAKPAPSAGDSGQPVPNKQPDLTAVVLGAPRRPMVNIQRPGEQQFVSPQFVRPQQLLEGKDAEAIYQWLSDFQLEQYTGNFITAGYDVPTISRMTPEDLTAIGVTKPGHRKKISIEIGNLSIPEWLPEYIPADLGEWLSTIGLPQYQRKLSENGYDSISIVRDLTWEDLQEIGITKLGHQKKMMLAVKKLCDIQRAILAAESGQGTLRRKPPGALHLVTIEPPDSSSDCPSPHTPKMLTFQDSELSAELQTAMSSHYQEGLAFKSAVGMSRSQESIDARSRGSGRSQDPPTASITPHSLSQESLGSSSTSTSLSADSSPAKERNIPEGWDQRSILQQQLPKQVPLGAATVFQYPAIPAKPKGPGSHSLGSSPQGSPAQRGFSYLHSHCGSTDLGHGSPTKPLAHTYHAMTLAPPKKRSQSLTRYALSDGEPDEEDDDLAPPSSTLESYATLTRRPGRSQLAGMQIPPVKYGTVGRSQSFAVRARKKGPPPAPPKRLSSVSSSLSVGSTENMAPSPGGVETDSPGSVRSIAACLEASTEGKSLSRPRLDLLQPEPPLPSLTPSGLEPREASAGMRRRVQSECVPAQTDIQDHYPVPERGVKSDSEEEEPKTPGLDGSSSPHNSSSECIPFAEEGNLTIKQRPKVGGPPRAESTVEIPADKNGPTKTALEVPEFNLKESDTVKRRYKPKDHAGSSPTSDSEGQIGSDSSPGSRPQSQSCEEVSLVSLRISEASLEGLENLAVTGTPLKPPVSPKPHSSHGPPVTAPKPSRHSLAAATAIVPPTMTVNVVQTLAFSAPPSPTPSRCPPAPGLQCQAAQTGKPQVCVVGPGPGVESGPGLEVVQQQRLEQTSTSLEAALQAVERKLTQEDSTDGGSNTVKSTGNILDDIGNMFDDLADQLDAMLD